A region from the Thermanaeromonas toyohensis ToBE genome encodes:
- a CDS encoding nucleotidyl transferase AbiEii/AbiGii toxin family protein, producing MEDKNASRGKAYSRLPGKEDIKKLCEALNEAGVKYILVGGIAINFHGLPRMTHDIDLLIDSSPENVRKIKEALAYLPDGAVRELRDEDVQNYTVVRVADEIVVDLMAKIGDVTVANAGTEAHEIDGVKIVVADLDTMIRTKPGLREKDVKYLLAKKKAISERNRLKM from the coding sequence GTGGAGGATAAGAATGCTTCTCGGGGAAAGGCCTACAGCAGGCTTCCCGGCAAAGAGGACATAAAGAAGCTTTGTGAGGCGCTAAACGAAGCCGGGGTAAAGTATATTTTGGTCGGGGGGATCGCAATAAATTTTCACGGGCTGCCACGCATGACGCATGATATTGACCTGCTGATAGACTCTTCTCCTGAAAACGTACGGAAGATAAAGGAAGCTCTGGCTTATCTGCCTGATGGGGCTGTAAGAGAGCTCAGGGACGAGGATGTACAGAACTACACGGTAGTAAGAGTCGCAGATGAAATTGTCGTAGACCTGATGGCGAAGATTGGAGATGTTACTGTAGCAAACGCTGGTACTGAAGCACACGAGATAGACGGGGTAAAAATCGTGGTGGCTGATCTGGACACGATGATACGTACGAAGCCGGGACTGCGGGAAAAAGACGTGAAATACTTGCTGGCTAAGAAAAAAGCGATAAGCGAAAGGAACCGCCTAAAAATGTAA
- a CDS encoding Imm70 family immunity protein: MGLEAYVDAADLFVKIGSYGWYHSFRSTVCDKLEDGDWGSRFPLLQNHSDCDGDYSPEEAVELLEELRTIRKEFEGVMYPVVLYCDGQGSVLDYREKYSEAGIFIYGNGFGFGVTEEGLVVQSEDPTRVDLPVDGIRRDIFGRPEYRWYFALMEWKGGNSWECRRANGATVTIEGLPTGAPPGCVVIKKGEMPASEVFKELIDTMEELCRASEETGDPIVFC; the protein is encoded by the coding sequence ATGGGTCTTGAGGCCTATGTGGATGCTGCCGACCTGTTTGTGAAGATAGGCAGCTACGGGTGGTATCACAGCTTCCGCAGCACCGTTTGCGACAAACTGGAAGACGGGGACTGGGGCAGCCGGTTCCCGCTGCTTCAGAACCATTCGGACTGCGACGGTGACTACTCTCCGGAAGAGGCAGTGGAACTGCTGGAAGAGCTCCGGACCATCAGGAAAGAATTCGAAGGTGTGATGTATCCGGTTGTTTTGTACTGCGACGGGCAGGGCAGCGTCCTCGACTACCGCGAGAAGTACTCTGAAGCGGGTATTTTCATTTACGGCAACGGCTTTGGTTTTGGCGTGACCGAAGAAGGCCTGGTGGTGCAGTCGGAGGACCCGACCAGGGTTGACCTTCCGGTGGACGGCATAAGGCGGGACATATTCGGCCGGCCTGAATACCGGTGGTATTTTGCCTTGATGGAGTGGAAGGGTGGGAACAGTTGGGAGTGCAGGCGGGCAAACGGCGCCACAGTAACCATAGAAGGGCTTCCGACCGGGGCTCCTCCGGGATGCGTCGTCATAAAGAAGGGTGAGATGCCGGCATCGGAAGTATTCAAGGAGCTCATCGACACCATGGAGGAACTTTGCAGGGCATCGGAAGAAACGGGGGACCCGATAGTGTTTTGCTGA
- a CDS encoding vWA domain-containing protein, whose amino-acid sequence MAPERADTVLNTDRYDRRLYGEVYRQAERLREVEKELMEKVPTADVLLRDVWAGLYKARPEVLEEVPPSLRVNQAIMKEVLGLPKVEDLRQTTRFDEWGSALGAVSLAPELARLIPEEAKEAFRYEQEASEFLRQAANLQMAAEAAQQAGQRQAAQQMMQRAQQLRQKGQNLIAQAERAASAAVRKINPDRVRVVAGRAAEKAQESLESVKAFSWGTSPGQPHLLKNSREKFELAQRMAVDYRLREIARMAGRIIRIALHKRKTRKRQEPAELVGITLGSSLARVLPSELCYLGHPLLKKDFLRRFTEGKLLQYELRSKESEGRGPIVCCLDSSGSMEGVKEIWSKAVMLALFQVAVRERRAFACIHFGNKEELKVFEFPEPGKASPVEVAEAALFFFGGGTDFEAPLGRAVELMGKSAYKKGDIVFITDGLCAVSEKFITRFQRVKQEKEFSVYSVVVDEDPGGVLPFSDRVALFNSAKGDDREALEVVFGR is encoded by the coding sequence ATGGCCCCTGAAAGGGCTGATACGGTGCTGAACACGGACCGCTACGACCGACGGCTGTACGGGGAAGTATACCGCCAGGCGGAGCGGCTGCGGGAAGTAGAAAAAGAGCTTATGGAGAAGGTGCCCACGGCAGATGTCCTGCTGCGCGATGTGTGGGCCGGGCTGTACAAAGCCCGGCCCGAAGTACTGGAAGAGGTGCCGCCTTCTCTCAGGGTGAACCAGGCCATCATGAAGGAAGTGCTGGGCCTCCCGAAGGTGGAGGACCTGCGGCAGACGACCAGGTTCGACGAATGGGGTTCAGCGCTGGGGGCGGTATCGTTGGCGCCGGAGCTTGCCAGGTTGATACCTGAAGAGGCGAAAGAAGCCTTCCGGTACGAACAGGAAGCCAGCGAGTTCCTGAGGCAGGCAGCCAACCTCCAGATGGCTGCTGAGGCAGCACAACAGGCGGGCCAGAGACAGGCAGCGCAGCAGATGATGCAGCGGGCCCAGCAGTTGAGGCAGAAAGGGCAAAATCTGATAGCGCAGGCCGAGCGGGCTGCTTCGGCTGCGGTGAGGAAGATAAACCCCGACCGGGTGAGGGTGGTCGCGGGCCGTGCTGCGGAGAAGGCGCAGGAGAGCCTGGAAAGCGTGAAGGCGTTTAGCTGGGGGACGTCCCCGGGGCAACCGCACCTCTTGAAGAATTCCCGGGAAAAATTTGAGCTGGCTCAGAGGATGGCGGTTGATTACCGGCTGAGGGAGATAGCGCGCATGGCCGGCAGGATAATCAGGATTGCCCTTCACAAGAGGAAGACCAGGAAGCGCCAGGAGCCGGCCGAGCTGGTGGGCATCACGCTGGGGAGCAGCCTTGCCAGGGTGCTGCCTTCGGAGCTGTGCTATTTGGGCCATCCCCTGCTGAAAAAGGACTTTCTGCGGCGGTTTACCGAAGGGAAGCTGCTCCAGTACGAGCTGCGGTCGAAGGAGAGCGAAGGGCGGGGCCCGATAGTATGCTGCCTGGACAGCTCGGGCAGCATGGAGGGCGTCAAAGAGATTTGGTCCAAGGCCGTGATGCTCGCACTGTTCCAGGTGGCGGTGCGTGAGAGGAGGGCTTTTGCCTGCATCCACTTTGGGAACAAGGAGGAGCTGAAGGTCTTCGAATTTCCTGAGCCCGGGAAGGCGTCTCCGGTGGAGGTAGCAGAAGCGGCCCTTTTCTTTTTCGGTGGGGGCACCGATTTTGAAGCCCCGCTGGGCAGGGCAGTGGAACTGATGGGGAAAAGCGCCTACAAAAAAGGCGACATTGTCTTTATTACTGACGGGCTGTGTGCCGTGAGTGAAAAATTTATCACCCGCTTCCAGCGTGTCAAGCAGGAGAAGGAGTTCAGCGTGTATTCGGTTGTTGTAGACGAAGACCCTGGCGGTGTGCTGCCCTTCAGCGACCGGGTGGCGCTGTTTAACAGTGCGAAGGGGGACGACCGTGAGGCACTGGAGGTGGTGTTTGGGAGATGA